In Candidatus Neomarinimicrobiota bacterium, the DNA window TTTTCAATCGAGGATACTTCAGTGATCGCATCCGCAATAAGTTCGCTCTGATTGAAGCCGCGCGAGCGCTGCTTCACCTTATGAAGCGGAATCGGAATCAGAAGGTCCCAATTACGGATATTCTTATCTTCGTTGATGATCTTTCCGATTGAATTGCCAAGATTGACGGCGAGATGGGTTTTGTCGCGATATTTCAAATTATGGATGATCGTTTTCACATCTGTCGAGTAGGGATAGAGCGCCAAAATCCTCTGTTCTGAAATGAAAGTCTCTATTGTGGAAGAATCTCCTAACCGCTCCCAACAATTCCCGC includes these proteins:
- a CDS encoding ComF family protein; the protein is GNCWERLGDSSTIETFISEQRILALYPYSTDVKTIIHNLKYRDKTHLAVNLGNSIGKIINEDKNIRNWDLLIPIPLHKVKQRSRGFNQSELIADAITEVSSIEKDNSILIRHRYTRNQAALPMRERAANVKGAFSVVNNLKIKGKKIILVDDVITTGSTMLECIKTLKEAGAKEVVALSAALAA